From one Lotus japonicus ecotype B-129 chromosome 3, LjGifu_v1.2 genomic stretch:
- the LOC130744491 gene encoding uncharacterized protein LOC130744491, with translation MEIVEGDARRQYSLLYRCSVELRRASLGNTCKINLDTPVMGLMPRFKRFYMCLEGCKRGFIAGCRPFIGLDGYHLKTQFGGILLCAVARDPNDQWIFISDQQKGLLSVFDELFPGVEHRFCLRHMYANFKKMFGGGVIIRNLMMAAAKATYRQLWNEKMMELRSANEAAYTWLMAIPTWTWCKHAFTHYPKCDVLMNNLFESFNATIILAQDKPFLTMMDWIKTYIMGRFSTFNEKFAKYSGEVLPKPLKRLSWEVNKSASWLPTQCGEGKYEVKHAISGEGFTVDLNRHYCICNFWELVGIPCRHACAGMSYSRHNPEDFVHMYYKRDAYIATYAHGISLINGQKLWEPTEDPTILPPLYKRGPGRPKKLRRRDPHEDTEQRLNRGVAIHRCNRCGQFGHNLRSCRNPIMNTDPLPSQQTQPINPNPQLSQVINPDPQTTQIVRAEDILPQLRERWNEIIGRVPLVNPDEVPQVGVHAADMDPVAATTVDLQGGVSQISAIDEGRELIEGGWVGRLC, from the exons ATGGAGATTGTTGAGGGGGATGCCAGGAGACAATATAGCCTGCTATATAGGTGCAGTGTTGAACTGAGGAGGGCATCACTTGGGAATACCTGCAAGATAAATTTGGATACTCCAGTTATGGGTTTGATGCCTAGGTTTAAAAGATTTTACATGTGTCTGGAGGGGTGCAAGAGAGGTTTCATTGCTGGTTGTAGGCCTTTCATTGGCCTAGATGGCTACCATTTGAAAACTCAATTTGGTGGAATTCTTTTGTGTGCAGTTGCTAGAGACCCGAACGATCA ATGGATATTCATTTCTGATCAGCAAAAG GGACTTCTATCTGTATTTGATGAGCTCTTTCCTGGAGTTGAGCACAGGTTCTGTCTAAGACACATGTACGCAAACTTCAAGAAGATGTTTGGGGGTGGAGTGATTATAAGGAATCTCATGATGGCTGCAGCTAAAGCTACTTATAGGCAGTTATGGAATGAAAAGATGATGGAGTTGAGAAGTGCAAATGAGGCAGCATACACTTGGTTGATGGCTATTCCAACCTGGACTTGGTGCAAACATGCCTTCACTCACTACCCCAAGTGTGATGTCCTTATGAACAACTTGTTTGAGAGTTTCAATGCCACAATTATTCTAGCTCAGGACAAGCCATTTCTCACTATGATGGACTGGATCAAAACATACATCATGGGAAGATTTTCTACTTTCAATGAGAAGTTTGCAAAGTATAGTGGAGAGGTATTGCCAAAACCTTTAAAGAGGTTATCCTGGGAGGTGAACAAGAGTGCTTCATGGCTGCCAACACAATGTGGTGAAGGGAAGTATGAGGTTAAACATGCAATTTCTGGAGAAGGGTTTACTGTTGATCTAAATAGACACTACTGCATTTGTAATTTCTGGGAGCTGGTGGGAATACCCTGCAGACATGCATGTGCTGGGATGTCATATAGTAGACACAACCCTGAAGACTTTGTCCACATGTACTACAAAAGGGATGCGTATATAGCAACTTATGCACATGGGATTAGTCTAATCAACGGACAGAAACTCTGGGAACCAACTGAAGACCCAACAATTCTTCCACCCTTGTATAAGAGGGGTCCAGGCAGGCCTAAAAAGCTAAGAAGAAGAGACCCTCATGAGGACACTGAGCAAAGGTTGAACAGAGGTGTGGCCATACATAGATGCAACAGATGTGGCCAATTTGGTCACAACTTAAGAAGCTGCAGGAACCCAATTATGAACACAGATCCACTGCCTAGCCAGCAAACTCAACCAATCAACCCAAATCCACAACTTAGTCAAGTAATCAACCCAGATCCACAAACTACTCAAATT GTTCGAGCTGAAGATATACTACCTCAGTTGagagagaggtggaatgaaaTCATTGGAAGAGTACCTCTAGTGAATCCAGATGAAGTGCCACAAGTTGGAGTTCATGCTGCAGATATGGATCCAGTTGCTGCAACTACTGTTGATCTTCAGGGAGGAGTATCTCAGATCTCAGCAATTGATGAGGGAAGAGAACTTATTGAGGGGGGGTGGGTGGGTCGGTTATGTTAG